From one Phycodurus eques isolate BA_2022a chromosome 19, UOR_Pequ_1.1, whole genome shotgun sequence genomic stretch:
- the tbcc gene encoding tubulin-specific chaperone C produces the protein MEAADELGQVDKPESCKGAFKMKKRLEKLHKARLEDAERRKEAKENHSVAKESVDYFFNTFNGERAAVEELLCSCLGADEKAMAQRLEEAASKTVQLQKFLNDSMVFLTTYDQRKAQVALQKLQTCLNETREQALPKKKFGFRGRTKATSAATVEDSVVSPPAEHSAAQVDGDPASAQCGFSNKSDVVLIKTAEEINKEDVLLSHLSNCKVRLYGTPSTLHLKHIDRCEILCGPVSTSVFVDCCESSTLAMACQQLRTHNTQDTRVYLHVTSRAIVEDCRGVSFAPYSWSYPNLKEDFRAAGLDPERNNWDQVDDFNWLAAGTPSPNWTVIPEADRKTTWDP, from the coding sequence ATGGAAGCGGCTGATGAGTTGGGTCAGGTGGACAAGCCGGAGAGCTGTAAGGGCGCGTTTAAAATGAAGAAGCGGCTAGAAAAGCTTCACAAAGCGAGGCTGGAGGACGCGGAGCGTCGTAAAGAAGCCAAAGAAAACCACTCGGTTGCCAAGGAGAGCGTTGACTACTTCTTCAACACCTTCAACGGTGAGCGGGCGGCCGTCGAGGAGCTGCTATGCAGCTGCTTGGGCGCGGACGAAAAGGCGATGGCGCAGAGGCTGGAGGAGGCTGCGAGCAAAACGGTACAGTTGCAAAAGTTCCTCAACGACAGCATGGTTTTCCTGACCACCTACGACCAGCGGAAAGCCCAGGTGGCCCTCCAGAAGCTGCAGACGTGCCTCAACGAGACAAGAGAGCAGGCGTTGCCCAAGAAGAAGTTCGGCTTCCGGGGTCGCACGAAGGCGACCTCAGCCGCCACGGTGGAGGACTCCGTTGTCTCTCCACCCGCAGAACACAGCGCCGCACAAGTGGATGGAGATCCTGCTAGTGCACAGTGCGGTTTCTCTAACAAGAGCGACGTGGTCCTCATTAAGACGGCTGAGGAGATCAATAAAGAGGACGTGCTCTTGTCCCACCTGTCCAACTGCAAGGTGCGACTCTACGGCACACCGAGCACACTGCACCTGAAGCACATCGACCGCTGTGAGATCCTGTGCGGCCCAGTGTCCACCTCTGTGTTCGTGGACTGCTGTGAGAGCAGCACCCTGGCTATGGCCTGCCAGCAGCTGCGAACCCACAACACCCAAGACACCCGAGTCTACCTGCACGTCACCAGCCGTGCCATCGTGGAGGACTGTCGCGGCGTCAGTTTCGCGCCGTACTCCTGGTCCTATCCTAACCTGAAGGAGGACTTCCGCGCAGCCGGCTTGGACCCGGAGCGGAACAACTGGGACCAGGTGGACGACTTTAATTGGCTCGCCGCAGGGACGCCGTCGCCCAACTGGACGGTTATTCCCGAAGCAGACCGGAAGACCACATGGGACCCTTAG
- the prph2a gene encoding peripherin-2a, with protein MALMKVKFDLKKRVKLAQSVWFLFWFAVMAGVLVFSMGLFFKIELRKRSELMDNNESHFLPNLLILMGLVACCINAFGGKVCYDSLDPSKFVKWKPMLKTFLVVCVVFNALLVVTALLCFIMRIPLQFTLAEGLRNGMRYYKDTDTPGRCYMKRTLDLMQMEFRCCGNDNFRDWFEIQWVSNRYLDFRAKEVRDRIGSNVDGQYLMDGVPFSCCNPSSPRPCIQQQMTNNSAHYSYDHYTEDLNVWKSGCRDALLYYYGGMMTTIGALVLLVTLLEVAVTVGLQYVHSSLSTLANPEDPESESEGWLLEKTVKETFTDIMAKMKAMGKGGKVEEGGEEGGVATVS; from the exons ATGGCTTTGATGAAGGTCAAGTTTGATCTGAAAAAGCGAGTGAAGCTCGCCCAAAGCGTATGGTTCTTGTTCTGGTTTGCCGTCATGGCCGGCGTGCTGGTCTTCAGTATGGGCCTGTTCTTCAAGATCGAGCTGCGGAAGCGCTCGGAGCTGATGGACAACAACGAGAGCCACTTCCTGCCCAACCTTCTCATCCTGATGGGGCTGGTGGCGTGCTGCATCAACGCCTTTGGCGGAAAGGTCTGCTACGACTCGTTGGACCCCAGCAAGTTCGTCAAGTGGAAGCCCATGCTCAAGACCTTCCTGGTGGTGTGCGTGGTCTTCAACGCCCTTCTGGTGGTCACGGCTCTGCTGTGCTTCATCATGCGCATCCCGCTGCAGTTCACGCTGGCTGAGGGCCTGCGCAACGGCATGCGCTACTACAAGGACACGGACACGCCGGGACGCTGCTACATGAAGCGGACGCTGGACCTGATGCAGATGGAGTTCCGCTGCTGCGGCAACGACAACTTCCGGGACTGGTTCGAGATACAGTGGGTCAGCAACCGCTACCTAGACTTCAGGGCCAAGGAGGTCAGAGA CCGCATCGGGAGCAATGTGGATGGCCAGTACTTGATGGACGGCGTGCCCTTCAGCTGCTGCAACCCAAGTTCGCCACGGCCGTGCATCCAGCAGCAGATGACCAACAACTCGGCGCACTACAGCTATGACCACTACACCGAGGACCTCAACGTGTGGAAGAGCGGCTGCCGCGACGCTTTGCTCTACTACTATGGCGGCATGATGACCACTATCGGCGCCCTGGTGCTGCTGGTCACCTTGCTAGAG GTTGCCGTGACGGTGGGCCTGCAGTACGTCCACAGCTCCCTGTCCACCCTGGCCAACCCCGAAGACCCTGAGAGCGAAAGCGAAGGCTGGCTCCTGGAGAAGACGGTCAAGGAGACGTTTACCGACATCATGGCCAAAATGAAGGCCATGGGCAAAGGCGGCAAAGTGGAGGAGGGGGGCGAGGAGGGCGGCGTAGCCACCGTGAGCTGA
- the qki2 gene encoding protein quaking-B isoform X1, with product MVGETEVKERPKSNPDYLMQLMNDRKVMSSLPNFSGIFTHLERLLDEEIGRVRKDMYNDTVNGGMFNGRDMEELPEAVGPVAQLQEKLYVPVKEYPDFNFVGRILGPRGLTAKQLEAETGCKIMVRGKGSMRDKKKEEMNRGKPNWEHLSEDLHVLITVEDTNNRAKIKLQRAINEVKKLLVPAAEGEDNLKKMQLMELAILNGTYRDANVKTPTASFPLGTPQAPRIITGPTPVLPPTLRNPAPVTTPTIMPLIRQIQSSALVPGGNPHPALVQQGPESGIIYTPYEYPYTLTPSILEYPIDSTGVLVPSSCVFAAGAMTAKVRRQDKRIHPYQRVVTTDRAATATNP from the exons ATGGTCGGGGAGACAGAGGTGAAGGAGAGACCCAAGTCCAATCCGGACTACTTAATGCAGCTGATGAATGACCGGAAGGTGATGAGTTCACTGCCCAACTTCAGCGGCATCTTCACGCATCTGGAGCGGCTGCTGGATGAAG AGATCGGGCGGGTACGCAAGGACATGTACAACGACACAGTGAACGGAGGCATGTTCAACGGACGCGACATGGAGGAGTTGCCCGAAGCCGTCGGCCCGGTGGCCCAGCTGCAGGAGAAACTCTACGTGCCGGTCAAAGAGTACCCTGAC TTCAACTTTGTTGGGAGGATCCTAGGCCCGCGCGGGCTGACGGCCAAACAGCTGGAGGCAGAGACCGGCTGCAAGATCATGGTGCGCGGGAAAGGCTCAATGCGAGACAAGAAGAAG GAGGAGATGAACCGAGGCAAGCCTAACTGGGAGCACCTGAGCGAGGACCTGCACGTCCTGATCACGGTGGAGGACACAAACAACCGCGCCAAAATCAAGCTGCAGCGGGCCATCAACGAAGTCAAGAAACTCCTCGTCCCCGCT GCTGAAGGTGAGGACAACTTGAAGAAAATGCAGCTGATGGAGCTGGCCATCCTGAATGGAACCTACAGAGACGCCAATGTCAAGACAC CCACCGCCAGCTTCCCGCTCGGCACCCCGCAGGCCCCTCGCATCATCACCGGCCCCACGCCCGTCCTGCCGCCCACCCTGCGTAACCCCGCCCCCGTGACCACGCCGACCATCATGCCTCTGATTCGTCAGATCCAGAGCTCTGCCCTGGTGCCGGGCGGCAACCCGCATCCGGCCCTGGTGCAACAAGGACCCGAGTCGGGGATCATCTACACGCCTTACGAGTACCCCTACACACTGACGCCCTCCATATTGGAATACCCCATCGACTCGACCGGCGTGTTAG TCCCTTCGTCCTGTGTTTTCGCAG CAGGTGCCATGACCGCTAAGGTACGCCGCCAAGACAAGAGAATCCATCCTTACCAAAGGGTAGTGACCACAGACAGAG CTGCCACGGCAACTAACCCATGA
- the qki2 gene encoding protein quaking-B isoform X2: MVGETEVKERPKSNPDYLMQLMNDRKVMSSLPNFSGIFTHLERLLDEEIGRVRKDMYNDTVNGGMFNGRDMEELPEAVGPVAQLQEKLYVPVKEYPDFNFVGRILGPRGLTAKQLEAETGCKIMVRGKGSMRDKKKEEMNRGKPNWEHLSEDLHVLITVEDTNNRAKIKLQRAINEVKKLLVPAAEGEDNLKKMQLMELAILNGTYRDANVKTPTASFPLGTPQAPRIITGPTPVLPPTLRNPAPVTTPTIMPLIRQIQSSALVPGGNPHPALVQQGPESGIIYTPYEYPYTLTPSILEYPIDSTGVLVPSSCVFAGAMTAKVRRQDKRIHPYQRVVTTDRAATATNP; the protein is encoded by the exons ATGGTCGGGGAGACAGAGGTGAAGGAGAGACCCAAGTCCAATCCGGACTACTTAATGCAGCTGATGAATGACCGGAAGGTGATGAGTTCACTGCCCAACTTCAGCGGCATCTTCACGCATCTGGAGCGGCTGCTGGATGAAG AGATCGGGCGGGTACGCAAGGACATGTACAACGACACAGTGAACGGAGGCATGTTCAACGGACGCGACATGGAGGAGTTGCCCGAAGCCGTCGGCCCGGTGGCCCAGCTGCAGGAGAAACTCTACGTGCCGGTCAAAGAGTACCCTGAC TTCAACTTTGTTGGGAGGATCCTAGGCCCGCGCGGGCTGACGGCCAAACAGCTGGAGGCAGAGACCGGCTGCAAGATCATGGTGCGCGGGAAAGGCTCAATGCGAGACAAGAAGAAG GAGGAGATGAACCGAGGCAAGCCTAACTGGGAGCACCTGAGCGAGGACCTGCACGTCCTGATCACGGTGGAGGACACAAACAACCGCGCCAAAATCAAGCTGCAGCGGGCCATCAACGAAGTCAAGAAACTCCTCGTCCCCGCT GCTGAAGGTGAGGACAACTTGAAGAAAATGCAGCTGATGGAGCTGGCCATCCTGAATGGAACCTACAGAGACGCCAATGTCAAGACAC CCACCGCCAGCTTCCCGCTCGGCACCCCGCAGGCCCCTCGCATCATCACCGGCCCCACGCCCGTCCTGCCGCCCACCCTGCGTAACCCCGCCCCCGTGACCACGCCGACCATCATGCCTCTGATTCGTCAGATCCAGAGCTCTGCCCTGGTGCCGGGCGGCAACCCGCATCCGGCCCTGGTGCAACAAGGACCCGAGTCGGGGATCATCTACACGCCTTACGAGTACCCCTACACACTGACGCCCTCCATATTGGAATACCCCATCGACTCGACCGGCGTGTTAG TCCCTTCGTCCTGTGTTTTCGCAG GTGCCATGACCGCTAAGGTACGCCGCCAAGACAAGAGAATCCATCCTTACCAAAGGGTAGTGACCACAGACAGAG CTGCCACGGCAACTAACCCATGA
- the qki2 gene encoding protein quaking-B isoform X3, producing MVGETEVKERPKSNPDYLMQLMNDRKVMSSLPNFSGIFTHLERLLDEEIGRVRKDMYNDTVNGGMFNGRDMEELPEAVGPVAQLQEKLYVPVKEYPDFNFVGRILGPRGLTAKQLEAETGCKIMVRGKGSMRDKKKEEMNRGKPNWEHLSEDLHVLITVEDTNNRAKIKLQRAINEVKKLLVPAAEGEDNLKKMQLMELAILNGTYRDANVKTPTASFPLGTPQAPRIITGPTPVLPPTLRNPAPVTTPTIMPLIRQIQSSALVPGGNPHPALVQQGPESGIIYTPYEYPYTLTPSILEYPIDSTGVLAGAMTAKVRRQDKRIHPYQRVVTTDRAATATNP from the exons ATGGTCGGGGAGACAGAGGTGAAGGAGAGACCCAAGTCCAATCCGGACTACTTAATGCAGCTGATGAATGACCGGAAGGTGATGAGTTCACTGCCCAACTTCAGCGGCATCTTCACGCATCTGGAGCGGCTGCTGGATGAAG AGATCGGGCGGGTACGCAAGGACATGTACAACGACACAGTGAACGGAGGCATGTTCAACGGACGCGACATGGAGGAGTTGCCCGAAGCCGTCGGCCCGGTGGCCCAGCTGCAGGAGAAACTCTACGTGCCGGTCAAAGAGTACCCTGAC TTCAACTTTGTTGGGAGGATCCTAGGCCCGCGCGGGCTGACGGCCAAACAGCTGGAGGCAGAGACCGGCTGCAAGATCATGGTGCGCGGGAAAGGCTCAATGCGAGACAAGAAGAAG GAGGAGATGAACCGAGGCAAGCCTAACTGGGAGCACCTGAGCGAGGACCTGCACGTCCTGATCACGGTGGAGGACACAAACAACCGCGCCAAAATCAAGCTGCAGCGGGCCATCAACGAAGTCAAGAAACTCCTCGTCCCCGCT GCTGAAGGTGAGGACAACTTGAAGAAAATGCAGCTGATGGAGCTGGCCATCCTGAATGGAACCTACAGAGACGCCAATGTCAAGACAC CCACCGCCAGCTTCCCGCTCGGCACCCCGCAGGCCCCTCGCATCATCACCGGCCCCACGCCCGTCCTGCCGCCCACCCTGCGTAACCCCGCCCCCGTGACCACGCCGACCATCATGCCTCTGATTCGTCAGATCCAGAGCTCTGCCCTGGTGCCGGGCGGCAACCCGCATCCGGCCCTGGTGCAACAAGGACCCGAGTCGGGGATCATCTACACGCCTTACGAGTACCCCTACACACTGACGCCCTCCATATTGGAATACCCCATCGACTCGACCGGCGTGTTAG CAGGTGCCATGACCGCTAAGGTACGCCGCCAAGACAAGAGAATCCATCCTTACCAAAGGGTAGTGACCACAGACAGAG CTGCCACGGCAACTAACCCATGA
- the qki2 gene encoding protein quaking-B isoform X4, whose protein sequence is MVGETEVKERPKSNPDYLMQLMNDRKVMSSLPNFSGIFTHLERLLDEEIGRVRKDMYNDTVNGGMFNGRDMEELPEAVGPVAQLQEKLYVPVKEYPDFNFVGRILGPRGLTAKQLEAETGCKIMVRGKGSMRDKKKEEMNRGKPNWEHLSEDLHVLITVEDTNNRAKIKLQRAINEVKKLLVPAAEGEDNLKKMQLMELAILNGTYRDANVKTPTASFPLGTPQAPRIITGPTPVLPPTLRNPAPVTTPTIMPLIRQIQSSALVPGGNPHPALVQQGPESGIIYTPYEYPYTLTPSILEYPIDSTGVLGMAFPTKG, encoded by the exons ATGGTCGGGGAGACAGAGGTGAAGGAGAGACCCAAGTCCAATCCGGACTACTTAATGCAGCTGATGAATGACCGGAAGGTGATGAGTTCACTGCCCAACTTCAGCGGCATCTTCACGCATCTGGAGCGGCTGCTGGATGAAG AGATCGGGCGGGTACGCAAGGACATGTACAACGACACAGTGAACGGAGGCATGTTCAACGGACGCGACATGGAGGAGTTGCCCGAAGCCGTCGGCCCGGTGGCCCAGCTGCAGGAGAAACTCTACGTGCCGGTCAAAGAGTACCCTGAC TTCAACTTTGTTGGGAGGATCCTAGGCCCGCGCGGGCTGACGGCCAAACAGCTGGAGGCAGAGACCGGCTGCAAGATCATGGTGCGCGGGAAAGGCTCAATGCGAGACAAGAAGAAG GAGGAGATGAACCGAGGCAAGCCTAACTGGGAGCACCTGAGCGAGGACCTGCACGTCCTGATCACGGTGGAGGACACAAACAACCGCGCCAAAATCAAGCTGCAGCGGGCCATCAACGAAGTCAAGAAACTCCTCGTCCCCGCT GCTGAAGGTGAGGACAACTTGAAGAAAATGCAGCTGATGGAGCTGGCCATCCTGAATGGAACCTACAGAGACGCCAATGTCAAGACAC CCACCGCCAGCTTCCCGCTCGGCACCCCGCAGGCCCCTCGCATCATCACCGGCCCCACGCCCGTCCTGCCGCCCACCCTGCGTAACCCCGCCCCCGTGACCACGCCGACCATCATGCCTCTGATTCGTCAGATCCAGAGCTCTGCCCTGGTGCCGGGCGGCAACCCGCATCCGGCCCTGGTGCAACAAGGACCCGAGTCGGGGATCATCTACACGCCTTACGAGTACCCCTACACACTGACGCCCTCCATATTGGAATACCCCATCGACTCGACCGGCGTGTTAG GTATGGCTTTCCCAACCAAAGGCTAA